A window of Physeter macrocephalus isolate SW-GA chromosome 6, ASM283717v5, whole genome shotgun sequence genomic DNA:
CTGGCACGGGCCCAGCTGCGGCGTGCCCACCGTGGTGCAGTACTCCAACCTGCCCACCAAGGAGCGCCTGGTGCCCCGGGAGGTGCCGCGGAGGGTCATCAACGCCATCAACATCAACCACGAGTTCGACCTGCTGGACGTGCGCTTCCACGAGCTGGGCGACGTGGTGGACGCCTTCGTGGTGTGCGAGTCCAACTTCACGGCCTACGGGGAGCCGCGGCCGCTCAAGTTCCGCGAGATGCTGACCAACGGTACCTTCGAGTACATCCGGCACAAGGTGCTCTACGTCTTCCTGGACCACTTCCCGCTGGGCGGGCGGCAGGACGGCTGGATCGCCGACGACTACCTGCGCACCTTCCTGACGCAGGACGGCGTGTCGCGGCTGCGCAACCTGCGGCCCGACGACGTCTTCATCATCGACGACGCCGACGAGATCCCCGCTCGCGACGGCGTGCTCTTCCTCAAGCTCTACGACGGCTGGACGGAGCCCTTCGCCTTCCACATGCGCAAGTCACTCTACGGCTTCTTCTGGAAGCAGCCGGGCACCCTAGAGGTGGTGTCGGGCTGCACGGTGGACATGCTGCAGACGGTGTACGGGCTGGACGGCATCCGCCTGCGCCGCCGCCAGTACTACACCATGCCCAACTTCCGCCAGTACGAGAACCGCACGGGCCACATCCTGGTGCAGTGGTCGCTGGGCAGCCCCCTGCACTTCGCCGGCTGGCACTGCTCCTGGTGCTTCACGCCCGAGGGCATCTACTTCAAGCTGGTGTCGGCCCAGAACGGTGACTTCCCCCGCTGGGGTGACTACGAGGACAAGCGAGACCTCAATTACATCCGGAGCTTGATCCGCACAGGGGGCTGGTTCGACGGCACGCAGCAGGAGTACCCGCCGGCCGACCCCAGCGAACACATGTATGCCCCTAAGTACCTGCTCAAGAACTACGACCAGTTCCGCTACCTGCTGGACAACCCCTACCAGGAGCACAAGAGCACAGCAGAGGGTGGGCGGCGGAGCAAGGGTCCGGAGGGAAGGCCGCCCGCCAGGAGCAAATTGGACGTGGTTGAAGGCTAAGGCTGCATGAGCTTGTAGGGCCGGTGGCCGGGGTAGCGGGGTGGGCAGCTGCCCCCCTGTTACCTTCCTGTCTCCTTCCGCCGTCTGGGTGGCTCTTAAGAGAACCAGGAGTGGATAGGTGGGGGAGTCTCTCCTACTCGAGCCCTTGTGAATCCAGGGTCAGGCCTGTGAGCTCAGAAAACATCCTTCCTCGTCAGGAGAGGAGAGCAGGCCCTCTCACGCCTCCAAGAGTGCTGCAGCCAGGAGGTGCCAATGGAGAGTGCATGGTAGTTactgggagcaggggagggtggggaaggcagcCTGCAGGAACTCCCTAGGGCAGCCAAGTGGGAGCTACGGTCCCCTCCGGGGAGAAGCCCACCATTCGGCCTCCTGGGGCTTTGGACCTGCAGTGGGAAAGGGGGATGCCGGGAGATCCCAGGGCTCTGTAAATAGATGCATTTGGGCCCAGGAGGAAGAAGGGACACCAAGGTGGGAGGGTCTGAAAAGTGGCAGCTGGAAGGAAGCCCCGATGGATGCTTTGTAGTGTCCTCAGGAGTGCTGGGCCAGAGGGAGCAGGGACCTCCACACCCCTGCCCCACAGGACCCACTGCACGGATGGCcctgtgcccccagcccccccGGACCTGACACAGGTGTGGGGCCTGGGGAAGCCTGGGAAGTCTTCCTTTTGGTTTCAAACCTGGCCTTGACATTCCTTCTTACTTTTGATATCACTGTCTTGTGGGCTGCCCACCCAGTCCTTGCAAGACCAGGAGTCCAGTTCTCAGGGTGGGACGGGACGGTCAGCCAGCCTAGTAAGTCAGACCTGGGAGAggagcctcctcctcccccatcaccccTTCCCACTGGAACCCACAGCCCCAGCTCTCCACCGTCTCAGGTGGAGTCACCCATGTGCCCCTCCTTGGGGCTGGCTAGGGGCCAGGAAGGGGCCATGAGGCTGCCCTGGGCCCAAGAGGGACATTAAGGCCAGTTGTATGTCATCTCATTCCTTAGTTGC
This region includes:
- the MGAT3 gene encoding beta-1,4-mannosyl-glycoprotein 4-beta-N-acetylglucosaminyltransferase, whose amino-acid sequence is MKMRRYKLFLMFCMAGLCLISFLHFFKTLSYVTFPRELASLSPNLVSSFFWNNAPVTPQASPEPGSPDLLRTPLYSHSPLLQPLSPSKATEEIHRMDLVLPEDTTEYFLRTKAGGVCFKPGTKMLEKPPSGRPEEKAEAGEGASARGPGRQLLSSRQRPGGRARRKWVECVCLPGWHGPSCGVPTVVQYSNLPTKERLVPREVPRRVINAININHEFDLLDVRFHELGDVVDAFVVCESNFTAYGEPRPLKFREMLTNGTFEYIRHKVLYVFLDHFPLGGRQDGWIADDYLRTFLTQDGVSRLRNLRPDDVFIIDDADEIPARDGVLFLKLYDGWTEPFAFHMRKSLYGFFWKQPGTLEVVSGCTVDMLQTVYGLDGIRLRRRQYYTMPNFRQYENRTGHILVQWSLGSPLHFAGWHCSWCFTPEGIYFKLVSAQNGDFPRWGDYEDKRDLNYIRSLIRTGGWFDGTQQEYPPADPSEHMYAPKYLLKNYDQFRYLLDNPYQEHKSTAEGGRRSKGPEGRPPARSKLDVVEG